The following proteins are encoded in a genomic region of Verrucomicrobiota bacterium:
- a CDS encoding TRIC cation channel family protein translates to MASLPYILDLAGTFVFALSGAMAGVKHRLDVFGVLVLSFAAANTGGITRDVLIGAIPPGAISDWR, encoded by the coding sequence ATGGCGTCGCTTCCGTATATACTTGATCTTGCCGGCACCTTTGTCTTTGCCCTGAGCGGCGCGATGGCGGGCGTGAAGCATCGGTTGGATGTGTTTGGCGTTCTGGTGCTGTCCTTTGCGGCGGCGAACACCGGGGGAATCACCCGGGACGTCCTAATTGGGGCCATTCCGCCCGGGGCTATCAGCGATTGGCGC